In Scomber scombrus chromosome 17, fScoSco1.1, whole genome shotgun sequence, the following proteins share a genomic window:
- the rab15 gene encoding ras-related protein Rab-15 has product MAKQYDVLFRLLLLGDSGVGKTCLLCRFTDNEFHPSHISTIGVDFKMKTLVIDGIKVRIQIWDTAGQERYQTITKQYYRRAQGIFLVYDITSERSFQHIMKWASDVDEYAPSKVQKILVGNKSDEVDKRQVATEQGVKLAKAYGMDFFETSAFTNHNITETFTRLAEQVLAANKKDLDLLQMSMNDELDLAALEEEEGLCNSAAGDQGKGCWC; this is encoded by the exons ATGGCTAAGCAGTACGATGTGCTCTTCCGACTCCTGCTTCTCGGAGATTCTGGGGTTgggaaaacatgtttgttatgCAGATTCACGGACAACGAATTTCACCCGTCTCACATCTCCACCATCG GAGTGGACTTCAAAATGAAGACGCTAGTAATAGATGGTATCAAAGTGCGGATCCAGATATG GGACACTGCAGGCCAGGAAAGGTACCAGACCATCACTAAACAGTACTACAGACGAGCACAG GGAATCTTCCTGGTGTATGATATCACGAGCGAGCGATCGTTCCAACACATCATGAAGTGGGCCAGTGACGTGGACGAG TACGCTCCCAGCAAGGTCCAGAAGATCCTCGTAGGGAATAAGTCAGATGAGGTGGATAAGAGGCAGGTGGCCACAGAACAAGGTGTCAAG CTGGCCAAAGCTTATGGAATGGACTTCTTTGAGACAAGTGCCTTCACCAACCATAATATAACGGAG ACTTTCACACGATTGGCTGAGCAGGTGCTGGCAGCCAATAAAAAGGATTTGGATCTTCTCCAGATGTCCATGAATGACGAGCTCGATCTTGCTGctctggaggaagaggagggactCTGCAACAGTGCGGCCGGCGACCAGGGCAAAGGTTGCTGGTGTTAA